A single window of Lytechinus variegatus isolate NC3 chromosome 8, Lvar_3.0, whole genome shotgun sequence DNA harbors:
- the LOC121420361 gene encoding uncharacterized protein LOC121420361 yields the protein MFGRCTSDLGGRWSAIPYLYIYVHPTWNGQFITMAAPRRLRMALLEHELAQARFQYNLVLAALLEEAERERQRAGRRIRRWWVREWILRRPRFGQYETLMRELEAEHAADFKSYLRMEPQMFYELLDRVGPRIAKTTTHRTPLDPGLKLAITLRFLATGSSYHDLAFAFRVPHNTISLFVPEVCQAIYDEYEDEMWATPQTEDDWRPVAEGFGDRWNFPHCCGAIDGKHVAIKKPPRAAHFTTTTKASFPSSCLQW from the exons ATGTTCGGCCGGTGTACCTCGGACTTGGGGGGCCGATGGTCAGCTATTCCATACCTGTATATATATGTCCACCCTACCTGGAATGGTCAGTTCATCACTATGGCTGCACCGAGAAGACTACGAATGGCGTTGTTAGAACACGAGCTAGCTCAGGCGAGGTTCCAGTACAACTTGGTCCTGGCAGCACTGCTCGAAGAAGCCGAGAGGGAGCGACAGAGGGCCGGCAGAAGAATAAGACGTTGGTGGGTGCGCGAGTGGATCCTACGCAGACCTCGTTTCGGCCAGTATGAGACGCTCATGAGGGAACTCGAGGCCGAGCACGCTGCCGACTTCAAATCCTACCTCCGCATGGAGCCACAGATGTTCTATGAGTTGCTTGACCGAGTTGGCCCCCGCATTGCCAAGACCACAAC GCATCGAACCCCCTTGGATCCTGGGCTGAAGCTGGCGATCACCTTGAGGTTCTTGGCGACCGGAAGCAGCTATCATGATCTGGCGTTCGCGTTTCGTGTCCCACACAACACCATCTCTCTGTTCGTCCCCGAGGTCTGTCAGGCCATCTACGACGAATACGAGGACGAGATGTGGGCCACTCCCCAGACAGAAGATGACTGGCGCCCGGTAGCCGAGGGATTCGGAGACAGATGGAACTTTCCCCACTGTTGTGGCGCGATCGATGGGAAACATGTCGCCATCAAGAAGCCCCCAAGAGCGGCTCACTTTACTACAACTACAAAGGCTTCTTTTCCATCGTCATGCTTGCAGTGGTAA
- the LOC121419648 gene encoding uncharacterized protein LOC121419648 produces MPKVVRVNDWDEEERPPLEDDGKKRPPPGSRKGKAPKKGKKAPPAVKTRTSSRKRSPEGEGGASGTEEEPSEASDADSHSSQSKSTSKSSSSSASTSRRAVGVPIEEITPEQMQEIAEFYEGHPMYYDVGHENHKNTKLKDWTLDKFSEQIGLSVQAIQRHFTSCRTEHFKLKNRPKSGKSGSWAAPLTSLQKFKLKAYEFLDAHHISRTQKSTCGRVSICKQNFVKLPWKRLNVFSLPVCCTPFLSHFRLSTLMSMFCLLMLQLAGEDEDSASEAKCAAPSESEPTTSQGAGAVSKKSKATSASDMSRTLIECLESSAKATQDAAEKVRVAQATAADPFQAERDAWAEWMTSANNQVPAHRYRQFQLETFTTFMRFVPLMQGIQQQPQQQPPKPPPQIVQPAVPLADPYNQQPMYLQPASLKPQQQPQQFITCITPPVRQQQQQPPQQLYEQLQPPRAVSAPPVTSATYDLSSLLALPSPLRLPASKGSNITEAAWQISSPANISLNTQSPAQRSRDSSLSQLLDANERDVTNEGPEDNTAELQREKEQEYEQE; encoded by the exons ATGCCAAAAGTTGTGAGGGTAAATGATTGGGATGAAGAGGAGAGGCCACCACTAGAGGATGACGGGAAGAAGAGGCCGCCACCAGGTAGCAGAAAGGGGAAGGCCCcgaagaaggggaagaaggCGCCGCCGGCAGTAAAGACAAGAACCTCTTCCCGAAAGAGATCACCAGAGGGAGAAGGCGGCGCCAGTGGCACGGAGGAGGAGCCGTCAGAGGCGTCTGATGCCGATTCCCATTCGTCCCAGTCCAAGTCCACGTCCAAGTCCTCTTCCTCGTCGGCGTCCACGTCGCGGCGAGCCGTTGGAGTGCCCATAGAGGAGATTACCCCAGAGCAAATGCAAGAGATAGCAGAGTTCTACGAGGGACACCCTATGTACTACGATGTTGGGCATGAGAACCACAAAAACACGAAGTTGAAGGACTGGACTCTGGACAAGTTTAGCGAACAGATCGGGCTTTCTG TCCAAGCCATACAGAGGCACTTCACAAGTTGCCGTACCGAACATTTCAAGCTCAAGAACAGACCCAAGAGTGGCAAGAGTGGATCCTGGGCAGCCCCCCTTACGTCACTCCAGAAGTTCAAGCTGAAGGCGTATGAGTTTCTGGACGCCCATCACATATCACGGACGCAGAAATCGACTTGTGGGAGGGTAAGCATCTGCAAGCAGAATTTTGTCAAGTTGCCTTGGAAACGTCTTAATGttttttctttgcctgtctGTTGCACACCCTTCTTATCCCACTTCCGCCTTTCGACTCTAATGTCAATGTTTTGCTTGCTCATGCTTCAGCTTGCTGGTGAGGACGAGGATTCAGCGTCGGAGGCGAAGTGTGCTGCACCGTCTGAGTCTGAGCCGACCACGTCGCAGGGAGCGGGAGCTGTCAGCAAGAAGAGCAAGGCTACATCCGCCAGCGACATGTCCAGGACGCTGATCGAGTGTCTCGAGTCTAGTGCCAAGGCCACTCAGGACGCAGCTGAAAAG GTGCGTGTAGCCCAGGCTACAGCTGCAGATCCGTTCCAGGCCGAGCGTGACGCCTGGGCGGAGTGGATGACAAGCGCGAACAACCAGGTGCCGGCACACCGGTACAGACAGTTTCAGCTGGAGACTTTCACCACATTCATGAGATTCGTCCCGCTCATGCAGGGGATTCAGCAGCAGCCCCAGCAGCAGCCTCCGAAGCCCCCGCCGCAGATCGTACAGCCGGCCGTTCCTCTGGCAGATCCTTATAACCAACAGCCGATGTATCTTCAGCCCGCATCCCTGAAACCACAGCAGCAGCCGCAGCAGTTTATCACCTGTATTACGCCTCCAGTtcggcagcagcagcagcagccgCCACAGCAGCTGTATGAACAGCTCCAG CCTCCCAGGGCAGTGTCTGCACCCCCAGTCACCTCTGCGACATATGACCTCTCATCCTTGCTGGCCTTGCCGTCTCCCCTCAGGCTCCCCGCCAGCAAAGGGTCTAACATCACAGAAGCTGCGTGGCAGATTTCTTCACCCGCCAACATCAGCCTCAACACGCAGTCACCTGCACAGAGGTCAAGAGATAGCAGCCTTTCGCAGTTGCTAGATGCGAACGAACGTGATGTCACAAACGAAGGTCCCGAGGACAACACAGCAGAGCTGCAGCGGGAGAAGGAGCAAGAGTATGAGCAGGAGTAG
- the LOC121420820 gene encoding tyrosine-protein kinase receptor Tie-1-like, with product MIQSRNIAYTELKLDSSHSFVIARENVTFFTRLGPIGRGDFGVVWKGDLRSKQKHLDVAIRQIPDRWTKSSQVLQAIKILHKLSDQPNIVKCLGYCKEQGSILYEFISGGTLLTYLQTSGVQSQPTYSNLKPNGVRIDEGTLLNLAWQVAKGMQFLASKQIIHGTLCAHNVLLGDRKQCKISDYGLSNSLFSDQGKATRWSSPENMVTSDPTTEGDIWSFGIVLWEIVTLGARPYPNMTFTTVQTKVANGYQMPRPRHCAQEVYAIMTGCWEKDPTSRTNFDRILKDLERILEKTHSYLSLNDLDEGVYASAIDI from the exons ATGattcaaagtagaaatataG CATACACAGAGTTAAAACTTGATTCATCCCACTCCTTCGTCATTGCCCGTGAAAACGTGACATTCTTCACTAGACTCGGCCCGATTGGGCGGGGTGATTTCGGCGTGGTATGGAAAGGAGACCTCCGctcaaaacaaaaacatctcGACGTTGCTATCAGGCAAATTCCAG ATCGCTGGACAAAATCATCACAAGTACTTCAAGCCATCAAGATACTTCACAAGCTATCGGATCAACCAAATATTGTCAAATGTCTCGGATATTGTAAAGAACAAG GTAGTATTCTCTATGAGTTCATCTCAGGGGGTACACTCCTTACATATCTACAGACTTCTGGGGTGCAATCTCAACCTACGTACAGTAATCTCAAACCAAACGGTGTTCGTATTGATGAGGGTACCCTACTTAACTTGGCTTGGCAGGTTGCTAAAGGAATGCAGTTCCTTGCATCTAAACAG ATCATTCACGGAACTCTCTGTGCTCACAATGTGTTACTAGGAGATAGAAAACAATGCAAGATATCAGATTATGGACTATCCAACTCACTGTTTTCTGACCAAGGA AAAGCCACAAGATGGAGTTCACCAGAAAACATGGTAACGAGTGACCCAACGACAGAAGGAGACATCTGGTCTTTTGGTATCGTACTGTGGGAAATCGTAACGTTAG GTGCAAGGCCATACCCTAATATGACATTTACCACTGTCCAGACGAAGGTTGCTAATGGTTACCAGATGCCACGCCCTCGTCACTGTGCACAAGAAGT GTATGCGATTATGACTGGGTGTTGGGAGAAGGACCCTACATCTAGGACCAACTTTGACCGGATCCTGAAGGATTTAGAAAGGATTCTAGAAAAGACTCAT AGCTACCTGTCACTTAATGACTTGGATGAAGGAGTCTACGCGTCTGCTATTGATATTTGA